A genomic segment from Nicotiana tabacum cultivar K326 chromosome 7, ASM71507v2, whole genome shotgun sequence encodes:
- the LOC142182615 gene encoding uncharacterized protein LOC142182615, whose product MATNVYNPHVEGQQNSACRLKLIKGANMIQVGWRVDPTLYCNNATRFFIHFQDGENACFNLLCPAFVLVNPGVAIDGAFDIVSQRGGKVYEIGLSINWDQNEGNWWLFYTETNTPICFWPREVFDDFDYFATSVEWGGVKMIMNRKIIIQQLLLLLFLCLSYDGVRGTKLSDKQEDLELERQLKRLNKPAIKTITTEYGDIYDCVDFYKQPAFDHPLLKNHNYHPQMKPSSYVKESDSTTSTSNELPRIRLPEGGCPVGTVPIRRTTKEDLIRHKLLPPPEDIMVDNPLIHREISIDSKKRRYKPLQGYKLAIIHTEDNPSNKFGGGAMTTSIYNPHVKVDPTLYGDNATRLYIHFQDGKNACFNLLCPAFVLVNREIVVDGALYPVSQRGGKLFETKLSINWDLNKGNCWFDQNVNLICQNPSNQSVNLIFQLISLSLLCTDSPKDLPFLSSTRQFIDYVDSSNLVALILLVLWFVDDLVVPSVLESAKRKKATRARFALAHALLK is encoded by the exons ATGGCAACTAATGTCTATAATCCTCATGTCGAAGGTCAACAAAACAGTGCATGTCGATTGAAACTAATTAAAGGAGCAAATATGATACAAGTCGGTTGGAGA gttGATCCTACCTTGTATTGTAACAACGCGACTAGATTTTTCATACATTTCCAG GATGGTGAAAATGCTTGTTTCAACTTGTTATGTCCTGCCTTTGTACTTGTAAATCCAGGAGTAGCTATAGATGGAGCATTTGATATCGTTTCACAACGTGGAGGGAAAGTATATGAGATAGGACTTTCGATAAATTGg GATCAAAATGAAGGAAACTGGTGGTTATTCTATACAGAGACTAATACACCAATTTGTTTCTGGCCTCGAGAGGTGTTTGATGATTTTGACTATTTTGCTACAAGCGTTGAATGGGGCGGAGTC aaaatgATAATGAATCGAAAGATTATTATACAACAACTTTTGTTGCTTCTCTTTCTATGCTTGAGTTATGATGGGGTTCGAGGAACAAAGTTATCCGACAAACAAGAAGATCTAGAGTTGGAGAGGCAACTAAAACGTCTCAATAAGCCTGCAATTAAAACGATTACG ACTGAATATGGTGATATATATGATTGTGTGGACTTCTATAAGCAACCTGCCTTTGATCATCCATTATTAAAGAATCACAATTACCATCCTCAG ATGAAACCCTCTTCGTATGTGAAAGAGAGTGATTCAACTACATCGACAAGTAATGAGTTGCCAAGAATAAGATTGCCAGAGGGAGGTTGTCCTGTTGGAACTGTTCCTATCAGAAGAACAACGAAAGAAGATCTTATTAGACATAAACTTTTGCCCCCACCAGAAGATATAATGGTCGACAATCCACTTATTCAT AGGGAAATCTCCATTGATTCGAAAAAAAGAAGATACAAACCTTTACAAGGGTACAAG CTTGCAATCATTCATACCGAAGACAATCCGAGTAACAAATTTGGAGGAGGCGCCATGACAACTAGTATCTATAATCCTCATGTGAAG GTTGATCCTACCTTATATGGTGACAACGCGACTAGGTTATACATACATTTCCAG GATGGTAAAAATGCTTGTTTCAACTTGTTATGTCCTGCCTTTGTACTTGTAAACCGAGAAATAGTTGTAGATGGAGCACTTTATCCCGTTTCACAACGTGGAGGGAAATTATTTGAGACGAAACTTTCGATAAATTGG GACCTAAACAAAGGAAACTG TTGGTTTGACCAAAATGTGAATCTCATTTGTCAAAATCCCTCAAATCAAAGTGTGAATCTCATTTTTCAG TTGATTTCTCTCTCTCTACTGTGTACTGACTCACCTAAAGATCTTCCTTTTCTGAGTTCTACTAGACAA TTTATTGATTATGTTGATTCTAGTAATTTAGTAGCTTTGATTTTGCTTGTCCTATGGTTTGTGGATGATTTGGTGGTACCCAGTGTTTTGGAGAGCGCGAAGCGCAAAAAAGCGACAAGGGCTCGCTTCGCTTTAGCGCACGCTTTATTAAAGTGA